GGATCTCTTCCTGGTTAGCAAATTCACTTCCCCGATTGTTGGACGGGATCGGCCAGACTATTTTAATGAGATGTGTGCTATCAATTTTTTTCTCATCGGTTACTGCGTTATCTGTATATCGATAAAGTGTATAAGCTGGCTTCGCAATTCTGTATTGCTGGCCTGGGTAAAAACCTCTTAACTGAATAAAATCCGAAACCCAGTTAGTCCCATTAAATAAAGCAATATGCCCATGTGGGTGCCCATCGATGGGTTGAATGACGACGACATCTCCAGTTTGCTGCCCCGGGATTATTGTTGTATCTGTCGGCCCTGTTCCTGTGTAGGCATAAACCTGTTTAAAACCGACTGATACAAGGGAGGGACCATAATCACATGCGGAAGCTGAATTCCCAATTCTTGGGGGAGGGATTTGGATATGCACACCTCCTGCTTCAACTGCTCTTCTGACATATGCGGCACAATTACCAAGACTTCTCGGTTCAACGTGACTATTTATATAACTTACTGACGCACCGTTATTCCACATAAATCCAGCCTCTTCATTCCGTTACGCTACTGATTTTCCAGTTAACGCCATCTTTCTTCAGCGTGACCTGGAGCGAGCTCGAGGTCTCCTTACCCTCCCCCAAAACGACATCAATCACTGATTGCTGGGCATTTTGTCGAACGGTGCTGGTTTTAATACTGGATTTCCATGAAGGGTAGACATCTTGTGATTTAGTAAAGTAATTGACGTCTGATTCCACCCAGACGCCGTACCAGTCGCAAAGGTAATTTCCTTTATATGCCTTGCATTCATGTTTCTTTGCGCACAATTTCTCTAAATCGGCGGCTGAAACAGAATCGTCAGAATCATAATTACACATGGTTGAATCGTTAATGCTTTTCATGAGTTCATCAGAAACATATTTACTGACTATGGAGCTATCATTTGCAGAGTCATCACTCAGGTATGCTTTATAAAAATTAATGACTGTATTTTCAGTAACAGTATTTCCAGTTGCAAAAGCCAACTGTGAAAACATTAAGACGAAAATATATATGATGGAGTTTCGAATATTAGATACTAAGGAGCACATGTCGTCATCTCAGTCGTTAAAGGATTTGCTGGTCACCAGATTGGCCTGGGTAATATCAGTCACATTAAATTTGGGGGCTTCAGCAGGCATGTTGGCACCAGCACCCGGGACCAGATAGCTCGCTGTTTTCATAATGAAATCCCCGGTTGAACCATGCTCTATTCCGTTCGCACTCAGCTTCACGTAGGTGCCACCGCCATTCAGCGTCAGTGTTTTCGGGGTGGTGATAATGATTTCGTCATCACTACTGGTGACCATGAGTTGCTTTTGCGAGAACAACGCCATGGTGTTGTGCTGTGCCTGAATTTCAATATCCCCCTGGTTGGCGACAAGCTTTGCCCCTTCTTTATGTACAAACAGCCCCAGTGCCTTTTCAACCGTCACTGACAGGTTTTTCATTGCACCCATATCGAGGTGCTGACCGGCGTTAATCATCGTATTCTTCGTGCTGCTCATCTGGAGATGTTCACCCGAGGTAAAAGCCACGCCCTGGGGAGCGGTTGCCAGTATTACGGCAGACTGGAGATTTTTGAGCTTGTCTGACACCAGGCTAATCTGGGTGCTGATATCAGACACCAGTGCCCCGGCCGCATCAGCGGCACTGTTCAGCGACTGCATCTGGCTGTTGGCCTGGTTTATCTGGTTTACCGCAGGCGTCATTTCCAGCACCGGCCCCTGGGCTTTTGACTGCCCGTCTGCCGTCAGGTAAATGCCTTTGGCGGCACGGACCGCGCCGAATTCATCCGTTCGCAGTTCAAAGCCGGTACCGCGTTGTTCACGCTGGCCGTTGACCAGATGCCCCATATTGAGTTGGGTTTTGCCGTATTCCGTCCCGAGCTTGATATGCTCCTCGCCCCGCTTATCCTCCATCCGCAGCTTGTTGTTCGCCGGAGTGCGCCAGATATTGCGTGTGTGGTTGTCGCTGGTGACGTGGTCAGGGTGTTCTGAGTCGTGCATCGCGTGTGAAATATACGGCCTGTCCGGGTCGCCGCTGTCAAACACCACCGACACTTCGGTGCCATCGAGTAAAGGTGCATGCCAGCCATAGGTATCACCGGCATACGGCTTTGCCATCCGCAGCCACAGATAGGCATAGCCCTGCTCGCTGCTGTTGCGGTCAAAGTCCAGTTTTACCCGGTAGCGCCCCTGCTCATCCAGCCAGGCATACGTATCGCCTTTCTGGGTACTCTCAACGCGTGCAGGCAGCGAGCCGGAAATCACCGGCCGCTTAAGCAGTACCGGTCGATAGCAGACGGTTTCACTGTACGGAATCCCCTCAAACATCATCTGGAAACTGTCCTGGCGGGAGCCGCTGGCACGTACCGTGGTGATAACAATGCCCTCTTTCACCACATCCGGCAGGCTGGCATCGGTTTCCAGTACCTGACCGGGAGCCAGATGAGGGCTGGAGGTAGACCCACTGACGGTGTACTGGGCATTAAGGATGCGTTCATGCCGCAGACGGGCAAAGTAAGCGCCGGTCTCGGTGCTTTCTGTATCACCCTCAGTCAGGAACGGTTCTGCGTAGTGGTAGGTTTCCCCAGTCGTGATGCCTTCTTTGCCACTGATGCTCTCTGTGCTGTCTTTAGGTGTCAGCGCATCACGGTAGTTGTAATCCCGTGTCGCCACACCGCCACTGACAACATGATAAGCCGTGTGAATATCCCAGATGCTTTCCTGCCCACTGTCGCTCATGCCAGCCTGGTTTCGTAACGGCAGGGTCACACCAAACTGATACTGCTCCTGGGTATCCTGGAAAATCACCACATCCTGTTCAAGACGGGCATCCATTTCGAAACGCCAGAAAATACCCACTTCAGCCAGCAGACGCTGAATAAATTCCAGGTCAGTCTCCCGCCACTGGGTAATCAGTTCCCGGGCCAGGTACTCACGGGAAAGGCGGAATTCAAAGTCCGCCCCTTCCAGCCCGTGCTTACGCAATACCTGCTCAACGACTTCGGTAACAGACTGGTTAAGGAAA
This genomic stretch from Buttiauxella agrestis harbors:
- a CDS encoding type VI secretion system Vgr family protein — its product is MSSSLINDAASLVKQLLGQSRYRMDVHGCSEFLDVLNFSSVESLSQPWRYDISVTCATPDIGSDAVLLKPASFTLQTPMFTGAPAIPVRTVYGVVESFERLSTSKEDTVYALALVPRIAQLAHTKGCEIFLNQSVTEVVEQVLRKHGLEGADFEFRLSREYLARELITQWRETDLEFIQRLLAEVGIFWRFEMDARLEQDVVIFQDTQEQYQFGVTLPLRNQAGMSDSGQESIWDIHTAYHVVSGGVATRDYNYRDALTPKDSTESISGKEGITTGETYHYAEPFLTEGDTESTETGAYFARLRHERILNAQYTVSGSTSSPHLAPGQVLETDASLPDVVKEGIVITTVRASGSRQDSFQMMFEGIPYSETVCYRPVLLKRPVISGSLPARVESTQKGDTYAWLDEQGRYRVKLDFDRNSSEQGYAYLWLRMAKPYAGDTYGWHAPLLDGTEVSVVFDSGDPDRPYISHAMHDSEHPDHVTSDNHTRNIWRTPANNKLRMEDKRGEEHIKLGTEYGKTQLNMGHLVNGQREQRGTGFELRTDEFGAVRAAKGIYLTADGQSKAQGPVLEMTPAVNQINQANSQMQSLNSAADAAGALVSDISTQISLVSDKLKNLQSAVILATAPQGVAFTSGEHLQMSSTKNTMINAGQHLDMGAMKNLSVTVEKALGLFVHKEGAKLVANQGDIEIQAQHNTMALFSQKQLMVTSSDDEIIITTPKTLTLNGGGTYVKLSANGIEHGSTGDFIMKTASYLVPGAGANMPAEAPKFNVTDITQANLVTSKSFND
- a CDS encoding DUF3828 domain-containing protein is translated as MAFATGNTVTENTVINFYKAYLSDDSANDSSIVSKYVSDELMKSINDSTMCNYDSDDSVSAADLEKLCAKKHECKAYKGNYLCDWYGVWVESDVNYFTKSQDVYPSWKSSIKTSTVRQNAQQSVIDVVLGEGKETSSSLQVTLKKDGVNWKISSVTE